From Candidatus Binataceae bacterium, the proteins below share one genomic window:
- a CDS encoding VOC family protein yields the protein MVKPVELNHAAFRIGDVQKSREFYEKVIGLKPIERPDFPFGGMWYGVGNCSIHLIVSKKRDDGPDPTGPHIAIEVDDLDKTKAELKAMGVPFLDGDAMRARLSEEDQRRLGRQIWVLDPDGNTVELRKSGA from the coding sequence ATGGTCAAGCCGGTCGAACTTAATCACGCCGCTTTCAGGATCGGAGACGTCCAGAAGAGCCGCGAGTTCTACGAGAAGGTGATCGGGCTCAAGCCGATCGAGCGTCCTGACTTTCCCTTCGGCGGAATGTGGTACGGGGTCGGCAACTGTTCGATCCATCTGATCGTAAGCAAGAAGCGCGACGACGGCCCCGACCCCACCGGGCCGCATATCGCGATCGAGGTCGACGACCTCGACAAGACCAAGGCCGAGCTCAAGGCGATGGGCGTGCCGTTCCTCGACGGCGACGCGATGCGGGCGCGGCTGAGCGAGGAGGATCAGCGCCGTCTGGGGCGTCAGATCTGGGTGCTCGATCCCGACGGCAACACGGTCGAGCTGCGCAAGAGCGGCGCATAG